From Juglans regia cultivar Chandler chromosome 8, Walnut 2.0, whole genome shotgun sequence, the proteins below share one genomic window:
- the LOC108990531 gene encoding aspartyl protease family protein 1-like isoform X2 produces MGTKLLFPTLWDFCTMPMSLWGRQVYHFWWHWTQAAICSGYHAIVSQEIIDLSIYSPSNSSTSKIVSCNSTLCGQTQCPSANSNCPYNVSYISSNTSSTGILVEDILHLITDDDQQKAVDTPITFGCGQIQTGIFLEGAAPNGLFGLGIENISVPSTLARNGLASNSFALCFGRDGVGRISFGNNGSSDQRETPFNIRQLHPTYNISITQITVGQNSSELEFSAIFDSGTSFTSLRDPAYTFISESFDSQIKEKRYTSDPQLPFDYCYYLSANQTSPVIPDVNLTMKGGDTYFLNNPTVKIVPTQDFYCLALLKSEVNIDIIGQNFMTGYQIVFDRERMVLGWKDSNCYNDQTSNNLPISP; encoded by the exons ATGGGAACGAAACTGCTTTTTCCAACTCTTTGGGATT TTTGCACTATGCCAATGTCTCTGTGGGGACGCcaagtttatcatttttggtGGCATTGGACACAGGCAGCGATCTGTTCTGGCTACCATGCGATTGTAAGCCAGGAA ATAATAGACCTCAGCATCTACAGTCCTAGTAattcatcaacaagcaaaattGTTTCCTGCAACAGCACTTTGTGCGGACAAACTCAATGCCCTTCAGCAAATAGTAACTGTCCTTATAACGTATCGTATATTTCTAGTAACACTTCATCAACTGGGATCCTCGTAGAGGATATTTTGCACTTAATTACAGATGATGATCAACAAAAAGCTGTTGACACTCCGATTACTTTTGG TTGTGGTCAAATTCAGACTGGTATTTTTTTGGAGGGTGCAGCACCAAACGGTCTATTTGGGCTTGGCATTGAGAATATATCTGTTCCCAGCACCTTAGCAAGAAATGGGCTAGCTTCAAATTCTTTTGCCTTGTGTTTTGGACGTGATGGGGTTGGTAGAATCAGTTTTGGAAATAATGGCAGCTCAGACCAAAGAGAAACACCATTCAATATTAGGCAATTACA TCCAACTTATAACATCAGCATCACTCAAATAACCGTGGGACAAAATTCTTCTGAGTTGGAGTTCAGTGCAATCTTTGACTCTGGTACATCGTTTACTAGCCTAAGGGACCCAGCTTATACTTTTATTTCTGAGAGT TTCGATTCCCAGATCAAAGAGAAACGATATACATCTGATCCCCAGTTGCCCTTTGATTACTGTTATTACTTGAG TGCAAATCAAACCAGTCCTGTAATTCCTGATGTGAATCTGACAATGAAAGGGGGAGACacatattttctcaataatcCAACTGTAAAAATTGTCCCTACCCAG GATTTCTATTGTCTGGCTCTTCTCAAAAGCGAAGTTAATATAGACATCATCGGAC AAAACTTCATGACTGGCTATCAGATAGTTTTTGATCGCGAGAGGATGGTATTGGGTTGGAAGGATTCTAACT GTTACAATGATCAAACCTCGAACAACCTACCTATCAGCCCATGA
- the LOC108980020 gene encoding aspartyl protease family protein 1-like, protein MSWGPFTSARSFLLLFLFLGLGSRICYGSGFGFDIHHRFSDPVKGILSLDGLPERGSVEYYAAMSHRDRLIRGRHLAASDGQTSPLTFVNGNETAMIGSLGFLHYANVSVGTPSLSFLVALDTGSDLFWLPCDCMANSCVTALQTSSSIIDLSIYSPSNSSTSKNVSCDSTLCGQTQCPSANSNCPYNVLYLSSNTSSTGIYVEDILHLVTDDDQQKAVDTLITFGCGQIQTGIFLEGAAPNGLFGLGIENISVPSTLARNGLASNSFALCFGRDGVGRISFGNNGSSDQGETPFNIRQLHPTYNISITQITVGQNSSELEFSAIFDSGTSFTSLRDPAYTFISESFNSQIKEKRHTSDPQLPFDYCYYLSENQTSYVIPDVNLTMKGGDTYFLNNPTVVVGTEDGTVLYCLGLHKSDVNIDIIGQNFMTGYQIVFDRERMVLGWKDSNCYNNQTSNNLPISPSQPPTVSPALPVDPEATGNNSQTPVAAPPTNHSPNLKSFTCTLAMLLVSFFARV, encoded by the exons ATGTCTTGGGGTCCTTTTACTTCCGCTCGTTCATTTCTGTtattgtttctgtttttgggtTTGGGTTCTCGCATCTGTTACGGTTCCGGGTTCGGTTTCGACATCCACCACCGCTTCTCCGATCCCGTTAAGGGAATTCTCAGTTTAGATGGCCTCCCGGAGAGAGGGAGCGTTGAATACTACGCCGCTATGTCACACCGAGACCGCTTGATTCGCGGCCGTCATCTCGCCGCCAGCGACGGCCAGACGTCGCCGCTTACTTTTGTCAATGGGAACGAAACTGCTATGATCGGCTCTTTAGGATT TTTGCACTATGCCAATGTTTCTGTGGGGACGCcaagtttatcatttttggtGGCACTGGACACAGGCAGTGATCTGTTCTGGCTGCCATGCGATTGTATGGCAAACAGTTGCGTAACTGCCTTGCAGACATCATCAAGT ATAATAGACCTCAGCATCTACAGTCCTAGTAATTCATCAACTAGCAAAAATGTTTCCTGCGACAGCACTTTGTGCGGACAAACTCAATGCCCTTCAGCAAATAGTAACTGTCCTTATAACGTATTGTATCTTTCTAGCAACACTTCATCGACTGGGATCTATGTAGAGGATATTTTGCACTTAGTTACAGATGATGATCAACAAAAAGCTGTTGACACTCTGATTACTTTTGG TTGTGGTCAAATTCAGACTGGTATTTTTTTGGAGGGTGCAGCACCAAACGGTCTATTTGGGCTTGGCATTGAGAATATATCTGTTCCCAGCACCTTAGCAAGAAATGGGCTAGCTTCAAATTCTTTTGCCTTGTGTTTTGGACGTGATGGGGTTGGTAGAATCAGTTTTGGAAATAATGGCAGCTCAGACCAAGGAGAAACACCATTCAATATTAGGCAATTACA TCCAACTTATAACATCAGCATCACTCAAATAACTGTGGGACAAAATTCTTCTGAGTTGGAGTTCAGTGCAATCTTTGACTCTGGTACATCGTTTACGAGCCTAAGGGACCCAGCTTATACTTTTATTTCTGAGAGT TTCAATTCCCAGATCAAAGAGAAACGACATACATCTGATCCCCAGTTGCCCTTTGATTACTGTTATTACTTGAG TGAAAATCAAACCAGTTATGTAATTCCTGATGTGAATCTGACAATGAAAGGGGGAGACacatattttctcaataatcCAACCGTAGTTGTCGGTACCGAG GATGGTACGGTTTTGTATTGTCTGGGTCTTCACAAAAGCGATGTTAATATAGACATCATAGGAC AAAACTTCATGACTGGCTATCAGATAGTTTTTGATCGCGAGAGGATGGTATTGGGTTGGAAGGATTCTAACT GTTACAATAATCAGACCTCGAACAACCTACCTATCAGCCCATCACAACCTCCAACTGTCTCCCCTGCTCTTCCTGTCGACCCGGAAGCCACAGGAAACAATTCTCAGACACCTGTGGCAGCACCACCAACCAATCATTCACCCAATTTGAAGTCTTTTACTTGCACACTCGCGATGcttcttgtttcattttttgCTCGTGTTTGA
- the LOC108990531 gene encoding aspartyl protease family protein 1-like isoform X1, whose product MSWGPFTSARSFLLLFLFLGLGSRICYGSGFGFDIHHRFSDPVKGILGFDGLPERGSVEYYAAMSHRDRLIRGRHLAASDGQTSPLTFVNGNETAFSNSLGFLHYANVSVGTPSLSFLVALDTGSDLFWLPCDCKPGSCVFALQNSSRTIIDLSIYSPSNSSTSKIVSCNSTLCGQTQCPSANSNCPYNVSYISSNTSSTGILVEDILHLITDDDQQKAVDTPITFGCGQIQTGIFLEGAAPNGLFGLGIENISVPSTLARNGLASNSFALCFGRDGVGRISFGNNGSSDQRETPFNIRQLHPTYNISITQITVGQNSSELEFSAIFDSGTSFTSLRDPAYTFISESFDSQIKEKRYTSDPQLPFDYCYYLSANQTSPVIPDVNLTMKGGDTYFLNNPTVKIVPTQDFYCLALLKSEVNIDIIGQNFMTGYQIVFDRERMVLGWKDSNCYNDQTSNNLPISP is encoded by the exons ATGTCTTGGGGTCCTTTTACTTCTGCTCGTTCATTTCTGCTATTGTTTCTGTTTTTAGGTTTGGGTTCTCGCATCTGTTACGGTTCCGGGTTCGGTTTCGACATCCACCACCGCTTCTCCGATCCCGTTAAGGGAATTCTCGGCTTCGATGGCCTCCCAGAGAGAGGGAGCGTTGAATACTACGCCGCTATGTCACACCGAGACCGCTTGATTCGCGGTCGTCATCTCGCCGCCAGCGACGGCCAGACGTCGCCGCTCACTTTTGTCAATGGGAACGAAACTGCTTTTTCCAACTCTTTGGGATT TTTGCACTATGCCAATGTCTCTGTGGGGACGCcaagtttatcatttttggtGGCATTGGACACAGGCAGCGATCTGTTCTGGCTACCATGCGATTGTAAGCCAGGAAGTTGCGTATTTGCCTTGCAGAATTCATCACGTACT ATAATAGACCTCAGCATCTACAGTCCTAGTAattcatcaacaagcaaaattGTTTCCTGCAACAGCACTTTGTGCGGACAAACTCAATGCCCTTCAGCAAATAGTAACTGTCCTTATAACGTATCGTATATTTCTAGTAACACTTCATCAACTGGGATCCTCGTAGAGGATATTTTGCACTTAATTACAGATGATGATCAACAAAAAGCTGTTGACACTCCGATTACTTTTGG TTGTGGTCAAATTCAGACTGGTATTTTTTTGGAGGGTGCAGCACCAAACGGTCTATTTGGGCTTGGCATTGAGAATATATCTGTTCCCAGCACCTTAGCAAGAAATGGGCTAGCTTCAAATTCTTTTGCCTTGTGTTTTGGACGTGATGGGGTTGGTAGAATCAGTTTTGGAAATAATGGCAGCTCAGACCAAAGAGAAACACCATTCAATATTAGGCAATTACA TCCAACTTATAACATCAGCATCACTCAAATAACCGTGGGACAAAATTCTTCTGAGTTGGAGTTCAGTGCAATCTTTGACTCTGGTACATCGTTTACTAGCCTAAGGGACCCAGCTTATACTTTTATTTCTGAGAGT TTCGATTCCCAGATCAAAGAGAAACGATATACATCTGATCCCCAGTTGCCCTTTGATTACTGTTATTACTTGAG TGCAAATCAAACCAGTCCTGTAATTCCTGATGTGAATCTGACAATGAAAGGGGGAGACacatattttctcaataatcCAACTGTAAAAATTGTCCCTACCCAG GATTTCTATTGTCTGGCTCTTCTCAAAAGCGAAGTTAATATAGACATCATCGGAC AAAACTTCATGACTGGCTATCAGATAGTTTTTGATCGCGAGAGGATGGTATTGGGTTGGAAGGATTCTAACT GTTACAATGATCAAACCTCGAACAACCTACCTATCAGCCCATGA